A stretch of Labrus bergylta chromosome 19, fLabBer1.1, whole genome shotgun sequence DNA encodes these proteins:
- the anxa14 gene encoding annexin A2, which translates to MDPDYFRSYDMCWGTLGTVRPSSIFHPDRDAIEIQAALEKKDEGTLVRILTNRNNAQRQEIAKTFEEITQKDLSAGVKKALSGELQSLLLELLMPPLQYEAHRLQQAMAGIGTDEETLLEILCTRSGKRLREISAVYQQLFKKDLEKELKGETSGDFAKLVLALLNKEEVAGVVRRDVETLFASLNAKKADPGPWIDILTSRDLSHLEKVLMGLELESGLMVDQAVEKRFTGDVQLGLSILVQCIEGPYVYLAKRLTTMKAPIVQGIMVSHCEEDLLCIRAAFNKLTGTSLYTTLQNKFKGDYLHALLAICRSED; encoded by the exons atggacCCTGACTACTTCAGATCGTAT GACATGTGTTGGGGTACCCTTGGAACGGTGCGACCCTCTTCTATTTTCCATCCTGACCGAGATGCCATCGAGATCCAGGCAGCTCTGGAGAAGAAAG ACGAGGGCACTCTGGTGAGGATCTTAACCAATCGGAACAACGCTCAGAGACAAGAGATCGCCAAAACCTTTGAAGAAATAAcacaaaag GACCTGTCAGCTGGTGTGAAGAAAGCTCTGTCTGGAGAACTGCAGAGTTTACTGTTGGAGCTGCTGATGCCTCCTCTGCAGTACGAGGCTCATCGCCTGCAACAGGCCATGGCT GGTATAGGCACTGATGAGGAAACGCTGCTCGAGATTCTTTGTACACGATCCGGCAAGCGCCTTCGAGAAATCAGTGCTGTATACCAACAAT TGTTTAAGAAGGACCTGGAGAAGGAACTGAAAGGAGAAACCAGTGGAGACTTTGCTAAGCTTGTTTTGGCTCTCCTAAAT aaagaagaagttgCTGGTGTGGTTCGAAGAGATGTCGAG ACTCTCTTTGCGTCACTGAATGCGAAAAAAGCTGATCCGGGGCCGTGGATCGACATACTGACTTCTAGAGATTTAAGCCATCTTGAAAAAG TGCTGATGGGGCTGGAGCTGGAGAGCGGACTGATGGTGGATCAGGCTGTGGAGAAACGCTTCACTGGAGATGTGCAACTGGGTTTATCAATTTTAG TGCAGTGCATTGAAGGCCCTTACGTCTACCTCGCCAAAAGACTAACTACTATGAAG gCACCTATAGTGCAGGGGATTATGGTGTCTCACTGTGAGGAAGATCTGCTGTGTATCAGAGCTGCCTTCAATAAATTAACAGGAACGTCTCTCTACACGACTCTACAG AACAAGTTCAAAGGAGATTATCTACACGCTCTGCTGGCCATCTGTCGATCTGAagattaa